The window GGGAAGTTTCCCGGAGTTTTGCCGGGACCGTGCGCATCAACGCCATGGAGTCGTTCACCTTCACAACCGATCACTCCGGAAAGAAGCTCGACGATCCGGTCACATTGCTCCTAGCCGATGCCGGCCTTGTCCGAGCACGAAGGAGCGGACGGCTCCGTTGTTTGGTCCACGACGACGCCACGGGGAAATGGGAAGAGAGCCTCATCACTCCCAATGGGCCGCGCGCGTACATTCGAGCCTTTGGATCCCACCGTGATGCAGAAACCGGAATAGAACATGCCTATGCAGGAACGGGCGCAGGAGAAATTTACCGTGGCGGATTTGACCTCGCCGCGCCGGGCCGGATTCGATGGAACGCGGAACCCGAATACGCCAATCCCGATTTCGATGGCGGTGCTTTCAAGCGTTGCCAGGGCTTTACCGTGGCCAATGGCAAACTCTATGCCTCTGTTTCTCCGCGACTTCTTGAGCGGCAGGACGGCCTCAAGCCAAAATGGAAGGAGGTCTTCCGCTGGAATCCCGAGCAGCGTGCCGGGGCGGGCCTCCGCGGCATCACCGCCGTTCCCGCCCCAAGTGGGGAACATGAAGTGATCATCGGTTCGCGGGAGCAGGAGGGCCGTATTCTGCGCATCGATCCGATGCGTGACTACGCGGTGACCGACGAACTGAATTCGCGCGACTTTTTCGACAGCCAATTTGGCAACTTTCGCGGTGGCAGACTCGTGGCCTACAACCGCTTCGTGCCCGGCGTCCACCCTGCTACAGGAGCACCGATCCATTGGTTGACGGCACATGGAGTCCGGGCGGGTGATGTGCAGGCAGCATGGCTGTTGATTCGACACTCCGATGGTCACTATGAGCCAGTCCGAGTCTTCGATCGGGCGCTCGCCTCACATCCTGTTCTGGTTTCGACACGCACGATTGAGTTCGCGCCTTGGAACGACCGCGAGTTCTACATCGGTGGTTACGACGGAGCAGCGAACAATCGAACGAACCACAACACAGCGTGGATATTCAAGGGCACCCTCATGTCCACGAATGATTAGTAATTGACGCAGCAGTCCATTGCCGCGATCTGCCTGACTCAGGAATCTACACGAGCCTGTCTGGAGGGAATTCACAGCAACTCACAAAGCAGACCGTATCGAAAGTCAATTGCTCTAAAGACTCGTAGCACAATCCCATTGCCGAACGGCAGACACTAACGGAATACAAGTCGCCGTAAACCAAGCCCACTCGGTCGCTTTCAACCTGCAGCGGTTGATTCGATGAAAGAGGCGACGGTTCCCAAAAAGTAGGTTCTCCTGGTGATCATTCACGGTGTAGCCGTGTTGGCTCGCCAATAGTCACTCCCAGGAGAACCCGTCAATGTTGTACCTCGCCATCGATCAACACGCAAAGCAAATCACTGTCTGTGTCCGCAACGAAGGGGGGGACACGGTGTTACGCCGGCAAGTCAGTACCCGTCCCGAAAAGATCCAGGCGTTCTTTCAGCAGCTCACCGAGATGGACAGCCAGTTCATGGCGATCCTCGAAGTCTGTGGTTTCAATGATTGGCTGATCGAATACCTGCGAAAATGGAACTGTCAAGAAATCGTGCTCATTCACCCTGAGAAGCCTGGTAAAAGGAAAACCGATCGACGTGACGCTCAAAAATTGGCCGATCTGCTATGGCTCAATCGTGAGCGGTTGGCCGAGGGTCAAACCGTTCATGGTTTGCGGCGTGTCTACATGGTGTCCCAAAAGGAACGCGAAGACCGTCAGCTCACGTCTCTACGGAAGACTTTGGGACAACGCCGTACTCGAACCTTGAACAAGATCCATCGGATCATCAATCGCCACAATCTGATCTGGAACTATCCGACCAAGACCTTTCAAACCCAAGCCGGTCGCCGCTGGCTGGAGAAGGTCAAGCTGCCCCAGATCGATCGGCTGGAGATGAACATGTTGCTGGAGGAATGGAAAACATGGGATGAGCAAATTGTTCAAGTCGATGAACAGATCGTCGAGCGAGCGCGTCAGGTCGAGCCAGGCAAGACTCTCAGCGCGACACAAATTCTGATGACCGCCCCCGGTGTGAGCCACTACAGCGGTCTAACACTGGCCAGTCGTATTGGACCCATCGAAAGGTTCCCAGCCCGCGAAGTCTCGCGAACTATTTTGGGCTGACTCCAGGTTGCCACAACTCTGGGAACGCCCAGGACCGACTCGGTTCGATAACCAAACAAGGCAGTAAGATTGCGCGGTCTATCCTGGGGCAGTTGGTGCTGCACTTCTTAAAGCAGGATCCGAAGATGCGCCAATGGTACCGGAGAATCAAGCTGCGGCGAGGTTCGAAGATCGCTCGCGTGGCGGTGATGCGTCGGATCACGACCATCTTCTGGCACATGTTGACTCACGAGGAAGCGTACTGCATTGGCGGCCCACCAACTCGATTGCGGTCCAATTCCGCGGACACAAAGAGTCACGCCGCATGAACCTCAATGCCATCGCTCCCGCCGACTCGGGCTCAAAGAATAGTGCCAGGGTGTTCCCTTTCGCTTCGGCAGCCTCTGCCGTGGATCGCTCGCCACCTTGGTCCCCACCAAAGTCGTGGGCCTGGTCAATCGAGACCCGTGGTCACCGCACGTGGCCCACCGACTTGTGGGGGGACTGCGGTTATCGGCGAAGCGACCACGGCGACGGCGACGAGAATAGCTCCAGGGAACAAAGCCTCCCTATTGGAGGAAACAAACGGATCCACGTCAGTAGAGGACAGAAGTTGAAGTAAAGCAAACTGCGAAGAGACGGTTGTATTAGTCGCTGCGATGCAGCGACTCCTGTGGGCTTGGCTCAGTCTGAGTTGGTCCGTAGATCGAGGCATTGGCCTGCCAACGTCCTATGACGTTCGGTTGATTGAGACGAGCCATGTCCCGCAGGGCGGTCGCATAACGAATAATTACGTGCCGGCCGAAACGGTCGGGTGACTCCTCCGATGCAGGAGCAGGATCCACGAAGAGATGTGTTGGGTGCAATCGGAACATCAAAAGAACGTTGCAACGAACTCGAGAAAGAACCGTAATCAATCCACCGCGCAGGACGAGCTTGATCAACCGAACATCATCACAGCTTGGGCCGTGACCGCTAAACGAATGCGCTAACCACATCAAAAACCAGGAAAAACCTGCTTGACACTTCAGCCTCTTTCAGAGATGGACCAACCGCTAGCCCGAAGAGATTCCGCTTCGCTGCTTCGGTCGCGCGACCGAAGCAGATTCGGAGTTTCGGCGCAGTTTCCTCTCAATTTGGTCCGAGATTTTGAGAAGTGTGCGCCGCAGCGATTTCCTAACTCGCGCAGGGCGATGCAACCGAGGCGAGTTTGGGAACGCTCGAACTCGCGTCGGTGTGTCGGACGTGTATCGGACCGGAGCGATTCGGAGCCGCTTGGTTGCACGCTCAGGACACGCCCTCCTGTGCGCGCTGGTGAAGTTGCGGTTGTATCAATTTGACTACACGCGCCGGTGGATTCCTTGGTGCGCCGTAATGAAAGTCCTGGTTTGCCTCGGTCGGCTCTCAGTCACATCCACAGATGCAAGTTGATGGTCTCCCATTTGCGGTCGGAAGATGCAACCTCCATCACGATTCAGATTAGCTTTCAGCACAAGGTGCGAGAAACTACCCTCACTTCTTGGAATTGGTGCCAAAGAGCCTTCTCGTCTCAACGTAGAGGCTATAAGTCAGCCACTCGCAAGCAGCCTTAATAACAACATGCTTGCCCAAAGTCACTGCTGCCGATCCGGTCTCTCGTTCGCAGTTGGATTGCGCTACATAGACGGAGTTGCACAGTCACATCTGTAAGTGGGCTAGCTCCCGCGCTTTTCTGCGCCGCCAACAAATGCTCGACGCGCTGTCGTAGGCCTTCGTCCTCGACCACTGCGTCATGACACTGCTCAAGCTGTTCGCCATCGGTTATCTCGCGTGCAGTTAGAAAAACATTTCTTGTCGAACGACGCTCAGACGCCGTTGGGATTAGCGAAGTTGCATTTTTGTTCAACGATCTTTTGTTGAGAACAATTGGAACGAGCCGCGGATTGCAACCGGAAATCAGGTCAACCTGTCAGGAAAGTAATGGATATTTTTGACGGATTTGATCGACCGTTCGTGAGAAAGTCGCGACCGCTTCCTGAGCTCGCTCGACTTCAGCGGAGCCGCTGATTCCTAGTTTGTACCTGTACTGGGAACATGCAGATTCTGACAGTGCCAGTTCGAGTCGCGCCTGCTGCCGCTCGGCTATCCGACAGCTCTTCTCGGTCACCTTGAGTGCCTTTTTCATCTTCCCTCGCATCGCGTAGTAATGTCCCATTTCTCGCAGCGTGTTCGGGTAGTCCGGAAACTTCTCCGTGATCCGCACGCCCCACCGAGCGAGTTTATAACCCCGCTTGATCAGTCGATCAGCTTCCGCACGGTCGTCGGCTCTGACTGTCTCCGCGTGCAGACGTAGTGCTTCGAGCAACAGGGGGAAGTTGGGCATTGAGATGTGATTGATCACTAGGTGTTTCTTGGCAAGATCGAAACCTTGCTGAGCGAATTCTACACCCTCGCGAGTCCGGCCGTGATAGAGATGCCAACGTGCTTCTGCTTGGAGTCCTTGATTCGTCGCCTGGTAATTATCGGGAATGGCAACCAGGGCCGCTTTCATTTCTTCGAATCGAAACGCTCCGCGAGTGACCATAGCGGTCACGTTGATGAAATCATGCGCCGTGTTAAAGTCGCCGAGACGAACGCTCGCATGAAAAGCGTCCAAAGTCGTTTCGAGTGCTGGTTCCAAATTCCCAAGTCGGTAGTCGGAGAGTGCGATGTGGAGCCGCATGATCATAGCTTTGAACATGTCGCCCGTCCGCTCGATCAGCTGTAAACCGGCGGTGTGTATTTGTTGGCATTCTTCAAAACGAGCGACGCAATAGAGACCGACACCCCGAGCGAAATGGTTCATGAGCAAGCTTGAAAGATCACCCTCCTCCACTGCCTCCAATGCTCGGTCCGCGTAGCGAAAACCTCTTTTTTGCAATCCAATAGGTGCAAGAAAGGCCGAGTGATAGGAATAGGAATCGTGAACCGCTTCGGATCGTCCCAAAGCCTCGGCTCGGTTCATGCTGATCAAATGGCACCAGAAGAGTGTTGGTGTGCTTCGAAACCAAACCGACATGATCAGTCCATCGAGCAATTGAATGATGAGCAATTCACGCCTTGTCGCCGTTCTGCTTGTACGTCGCGGGTATCGAGCGAGCGTATGTAGGGCCTGGACCGCAGCGGACTTCATAATGCCGAAGACAAGCCCCAGTTTCGTTCTGGGAACCCGAACATTGAGGCTCCTTAGCGTCTTCGTATAACGCTCGGCGCTCGCACCATAATGACAATCCGCAATCAACAGTCTTCCCTGCAGCAGTTCAATTTCATATTGGTCGAGCGGATCCTCCGCGAGTCGGTGTGCTTCGGTGAGCGCTGCGTCAGCATCGGGGTAATTAGCTAAGAGGGTGGAGATTTCGCCGAGGCTGAACTGAATTCGACGGACAGCGGCACTTTTTAAATATTCTCCGTTCTCCAACGCTAATGCATATTGCGTAGCGGCGACATCCAACGCGAATTGTCGCCTTGCTTGTTCGGCCGCCAAAAAGGCGTATGCACATCCGTTGCGTTTATCACCTGCAGCGTCAAAGTGAAAAGACAAGTCGAACACTCGATGGGAAGTGATTGCAGCTTGGGTATCAAGTATTCCCTCTTCGAACTGTTCAAGCTGACTTGGACTCAAACCGCCGCTGGCACTTTCAATGAAGCAAGCCAAGTCGCGGTGCAACGTCTGTTTGGTCGACTCTTCCATCTCCGCCAACAACGTCTCGCGGATGCAATCGTGGTACGTGTCGACACTTCTCGCGGTTTCCGGGCCGAGAAACCGGATTAACCGTTCACTTCGCATTCGCATCAGCGTAGATACAGGCATCACATCGTGCCCCGCCACACTTGAAGCCTCTTCCATGTCGAGCGCACGTCCGGATACGGAAATGACGTTCAACAGTCGCGTTGATTCTGCGGGTAAACGATTCAAACGGTCGGCGATTACATCTTGGATCGGTTGCGGTCGAAACGAGTCGGCGTGTGGGTCGAAGCAGCCAATCAACTCGGTCAGGAAGAAAGGATTGCCTCCAGTTTCTTGATGGATTTCTGCAGACCGCTGTCGAATGCGTTCCGTATCCTGATGCAGTAGATCGATAACGAGTTGCGTGCATTCCTCCACGGTAAAGGGGCTCACCGCGATATTGCGTGGCTCGATGTTGATGTCACGGGCTTTGCCGAACTCGCCCCATGCTCTGAGGAATGGACTGTCATCTGCTTCGTCCGAACGATACGTTCCCAGGAACAATATTCGGGGTGCTGCGGGTGGCTTGAGCACCTGAAGTAAAATTTCGGCACTGTCCGAATCGCCCCATTGCAAATCATCTGTGAACAGAATGACGGGCTTGCGACTGCTGATTCGGCAGAAGAGTTGACGAAGCGCTGCGGTGGCACGCCTGCGTACCTCTCGTTCTTCCAAATCATCCATACGGATCGATGGTCCGGTGCTGACTGCATCCAAACGCTGGAAAATGGGAAATAGACGTTTGAGGAACGCCATGTCAGGTGGAAGAAAGGCCGCAACTTCCTCTGGCGGGAGTGAATGCAGGTAGCCACACATGGCATCGATGGTGCTGTCGAGCGCCTTGAATGGCACCGATTCGCGATCGTAGCAGCGACCAGCCATCACCGCATAAGCGGGATCGTTGAAGAGCGGATTCAAGAATGCATTGGACAACGTTGTCTTGCCTTCACCGGAACGACCGCTGACGAATACGACGACCGGACTCTGCGTCTCGTTCAGCGTCTCCAGCGCGCGATTCAAGTCTTGCAGTTGCTGGTCCCGGCCAATGATTCGATCACCAGCGGTCGATGTGGACGACTTGGCCATAGCGGTCTGGGTCGAAACGACTCGGGCAATTTCCATCGCGTCTGGGCGATCGTCACCATGACGCGCAAGCAAGGCCATGCAGAGATTGCATAAATCGGTCGGCAAATTATCGGAATCCGGAATGGCGGGCGCGTCCTGAGTTTGCTTGTCATGCATGACTCGCAGCGTGTTGCGGCGAAACGGCAGATGCCCTGTCAGAGCTTCGTACAGCATGACGCCTAGTGCATACCAGTCACAGGACGGTCGAACGGACTCACCTCGAGCCTGTTCGGGGGACATATAGGCGGGAGTTCCCGCAATTTGCAAGCTCTCCGCGGATTGGTCATCCTCGTTGAAGTGCAACACCAAGCCAAAGTCAAGCAGAACCAGATGGCCGTCCTGGCTGACCATCACGTTCGATGGCTTGAGGTCGCGGTGGATAATGTAGTTGGCATGCAAGGCCATGATGCCAGTGACCAATTGCCCCAAGGCTAATCTTAGCCGCGCCTCATCCAACTTTCCGTTCGGGCGCACGAAATCGATAAAGTCGGTTCCATGGAAAAGATCCATGGTGAAGAACCATTGTTCTCCGTCGGATTCCAGCGAATGCAGTCCAAGTAGATTGGGATGATTGATATTGGCCAGAGATCGGAATTCGTTCTTGAAGTGATGCAGTCGCTCGCCATCCACTTTGGGCAGCATCTTAAGAGCCGTATGGTCGTGACGTACCGCGTGAACCGCTTCAAACACCACGCCCATTCCCCCCTGCCCTAGCTCGCGTACGAGGTGGTAATCACCCAGTCGCCGCGCGGATGGTGGTTCGTAAACGCTCGCTGCGAAAGCCTCCGTGTCATCATTGGGATGAGATCGCGAGGAGCCGAGCCAGAGTGTTGATTCTGCGAACTCCTGGCGGATCAACGCCTCCTGGCTAGGGAGCGTCGCGATGTAGTCGGCAGCTTGCGGTTGATGGCCTTCGCCGCGACGACGCTCGATATCAATCTGCAGAAGGTTTCTCAGCAGCGTTGACCGCGTGGCTTCGTTGACCTTCTCAAGATAGCCGCTGAGTGATTGATGCGAGTCCGACTGCCAATCCATCGTGAAGGTCTGGCACACGGCCTGAACACTATTGAACGGATAGCTCCGAGTTGCATTCTCTTGATCGTTTCGCATCCGCCGACGGCTCTCGCATAAGGTCGTGGTAATGGCCATACAGATTTACTGCAATGACTCCGCAGGGTTTTGCACTTGCTAGCTGCTATTTGGGGATGTCACTTTGGGAGGGCGACTTGAGCAGGGTTTCTGCTTCGCTACGGAGTAGGTTTAAAGTCAGCTTGCGGTTCCAGGCCGGAGTAGCGGCAAGTTCTTGCAGAGCGGATTCATTAGCCAAAGTCAGTTGCTCTTGGGCGGCGTCCAAGTTGCCAAGCTGGAACTCGGTCATTGCTAAGAAGTAGCGAGCATTGCTGGAGTTGGTATCCGAGTCCTCGGTTGCTTCCAATGCGTCGTCAAGGTGCTTTTTGGCCTCAGTGAATTCACCGGCCCGCATGAGAATTGCACCTAGGCCCACAAGATACTGTTGCTTGTCATGCTCTGTATCAACGGATTGCCGAGCCAATTTGATCGCGGTGGAATAGTCGTCAAGAGACTCGGGGGCGAGCGAGCACGTCCAGGCAGTAAAATAAGTCTCCATAGAGATGTTTGAATCAGCAAACACATTCAGTAACTTTTGGCAGTGCTTTCGATAATTGGGCATATCGTTGGAGTGAATGGCAACGAGTGCTGATAGGTAGATGTAGTATCGTTCGTTGGGTTTAATTTCTCTCGTGACTTGCAATTCAGCTTTCAAATCATCCCAGCGTTCACGCTCCCCAAAGAACTTAACTCGCCAAGTCCGGCACTCATAATCGTTTGGGTCTAATTCCAATACCCTGTCATAATCCAACAATGCCCCTGCATAATCACCGTTTGCCGCCCGCAGGCTCGCTCGGACCATTCGGACATCTGCTCGATCCCGAGACGCTAGAGATTTACTGGCTAGTCTTATTAAACCGTCACGGAATGTCCGATCGGTACATTGTAAAAGCTGCGTGGTGGGAATCCTGGTTAAAGCGCTGCTATCGTCTGGCGAGACTTCCAGTGATCTTTCAATGTCTGCTAGGGCTTGATCGTAGTTCTCCATTAGAAAATGCACGAACGACCGACGTTTATTCCAGTGCACTTGAATGGGCATTTTCTCAATCGCAAAGTCATAGTCTGCCAATGCTTTCTCGTATTCTTTCAGATTGAAAAACACGAGGCCGCGACTGACATAAGTACCCAAGTCGTAAAAAGTATCCTCCTGGCCGTCCTCCGAAATGAGATTAATTGCTGTATTGAAATCTGCCAGTGCATCGTCGTATTCACCTCGATCGCGTTTGATAATACCGCGGTATCTGTAATACGCATTGACCGTAGGAAATTGCTTAATCATCCCTGATAGCGCGGCGTCCGGTTCTGCATTTCCAACAATAAATTCGGCATAACGCTCGTGCAGAATTTTGACGCACGCCGGGGGGAATTGCCGCATTTCAGTGATCAGTTGCTGATTCGCCAGGCCAGGATCATTAAGACTTGTCATCTCGAATTTCGCGAGACAGGCTAGACTGAATAGATGCCTAGGTTCTGATTCATCGGGAAAATCAGTGATGATCTGCTTGGCAATTTGAAACGCTTCGGATGTCATCTCATTTGCTTTTTCGATATCCCATCTGCGGAAAAATGGAACAGCCTGCAACAGATAACGAACATAATGCTTCTTGCTTCGTCGGCTGTTTTCAATCTCGGGTCGAATCATTTCTAGGTAATCCAACCATAGCTGCGCCGCTCGTTCTGCATCTTCATCTTCCAAAAGCGCCGCGAGTTGCGGGGTCGATTCGCCGGTCAATTCGAACACTTCAAAAACGAGCGCGCGATGCTTTTCGAGATGGCCTTGAGTTTTGTGTACTACTGCAAGATCCATCAAGAATTGCGGGCGATTCGAAGTGTAGGCGGACGGCGGAAATAATTCTGTCAGTTCCTTATCAATTTCAAGGGCCCGCTCGAACGCTTTTTGTGCTTCCGCGGGAAGGCCCACGTGATATTGCTTGATCCAACCCGCCGCCTCGACCGCGATGGCTAAGTTTGCTCCGTAGCGATTGTCGTCTGGAACTTCCCTTGCGAGTTTGTCCAATTCAGCAATCGCGTTCTCGTACAAAGCCAAACCCGCCATAACGTCGCCGAATTGCGATGTCATATTTGCCAGCCGCATACGGGTCATTGCCGCCTTGAAGCGGACCTCGTGAGCGTCTGCTTTTGAAACCTCGAATTTGTCGTAGAACTCCAATGAGTCGGCTACGATGTCCTTTAAAATTGGCTGTAATTTGGGAATTTCCAGCAGCTCAGGGTTGGATGCGTGTTCGAGCAGTTTATCAACGGCATTGAGCGCGGCGGCAAGGTTAGTTTCCGATATCTCTTTTGCCGCCACGGCTTGCTGCTGCGCCTTCTCTGCATACTCTTTTCGCGTTTCGGCGACCTGTTGTGCACCCTTGGCATCGGCAGCAGATTTATTGGCCGCGGCTTGGGCCTTGCTGGCTTGAACGGCAAATACTAAGCTCACGATCGTGGACGTCGTCAGTATGGTGAGTAACAAAGCCGCGGCGGTCAGCAGCCCTTTGTTTCGTTTAGCAAACTTCTGGAGTAGATAGACCATCGATGGTGGGCAGGCTTGGACTGGTTCATCATTAAGATATCGCTCGATGTCTGCGGCGAGTGCATTTGCGGATTCGTACCTCCGCTCTCTGTCTTTCTCCATCGCCTTCATAGCGATCCAGTCGAGCTCCTGCCTGAATTTCGTAGCAGTTTCTTCAGTGACGAGACGGCGTCGATCTTCAAT of the Novipirellula artificiosorum genome contains:
- a CDS encoding IS110 family transposase, producing MLYLAIDQHAKQITVCVRNEGGDTVLRRQVSTRPEKIQAFFQQLTEMDSQFMAILEVCGFNDWLIEYLRKWNCQEIVLIHPEKPGKRKTDRRDAQKLADLLWLNRERLAEGQTVHGLRRVYMVSQKEREDRQLTSLRKTLGQRRTRTLNKIHRIINRHNLIWNYPTKTFQTQAGRRWLEKVKLPQIDRLEMNMLLEEWKTWDEQIVQVDEQIVERARQVEPGKTLSATQILMTAPGVSHYSGLTLASRIGPIERFPAREVSRTILG
- a CDS encoding serine/threonine-protein kinase, which codes for MAITTTLCESRRRMRNDQENATRSYPFNSVQAVCQTFTMDWQSDSHQSLSGYLEKVNEATRSTLLRNLLQIDIERRRGEGHQPQAADYIATLPSQEALIRQEFAESTLWLGSSRSHPNDDTEAFAASVYEPPSARRLGDYHLVRELGQGGMGVVFEAVHAVRHDHTALKMLPKVDGERLHHFKNEFRSLANINHPNLLGLHSLESDGEQWFFTMDLFHGTDFIDFVRPNGKLDEARLRLALGQLVTGIMALHANYIIHRDLKPSNVMVSQDGHLVLLDFGLVLHFNEDDQSAESLQIAGTPAYMSPEQARGESVRPSCDWYALGVMLYEALTGHLPFRRNTLRVMHDKQTQDAPAIPDSDNLPTDLCNLCMALLARHGDDRPDAMEIARVVSTQTAMAKSSTSTAGDRIIGRDQQLQDLNRALETLNETQSPVVVFVSGRSGEGKTTLSNAFLNPLFNDPAYAVMAGRCYDRESVPFKALDSTIDAMCGYLHSLPPEEVAAFLPPDMAFLKRLFPIFQRLDAVSTGPSIRMDDLEEREVRRRATAALRQLFCRISSRKPVILFTDDLQWGDSDSAEILLQVLKPPAAPRILFLGTYRSDEADDSPFLRAWGEFGKARDINIEPRNIAVSPFTVEECTQLVIDLLHQDTERIRQRSAEIHQETGGNPFFLTELIGCFDPHADSFRPQPIQDVIADRLNRLPAESTRLLNVISVSGRALDMEEASSVAGHDVMPVSTLMRMRSERLIRFLGPETARSVDTYHDCIRETLLAEMEESTKQTLHRDLACFIESASGGLSPSQLEQFEEGILDTQAAITSHRVFDLSFHFDAAGDKRNGCAYAFLAAEQARRQFALDVAATQYALALENGEYLKSAAVRRIQFSLGEISTLLANYPDADAALTEAHRLAEDPLDQYEIELLQGRLLIADCHYGASAERYTKTLRSLNVRVPRTKLGLVFGIMKSAAVQALHTLARYPRRTSRTATRRELLIIQLLDGLIMSVWFRSTPTLFWCHLISMNRAEALGRSEAVHDSYSYHSAFLAPIGLQKRGFRYADRALEAVEEGDLSSLLMNHFARGVGLYCVARFEECQQIHTAGLQLIERTGDMFKAMIMRLHIALSDYRLGNLEPALETTLDAFHASVRLGDFNTAHDFINVTAMVTRGAFRFEEMKAALVAIPDNYQATNQGLQAEARWHLYHGRTREGVEFAQQGFDLAKKHLVINHISMPNFPLLLEALRLHAETVRADDRAEADRLIKRGYKLARWGVRITEKFPDYPNTLREMGHYYAMRGKMKKALKVTEKSCRIAERQQARLELALSESACSQYRYKLGISGSAEVERAQEAVATFSRTVDQIRQKYPLLS
- a CDS encoding serine/threonine-protein kinase; amino-acid sequence: MNADALDPTVARGPSLKDIFLAARELTDVNQQKRYLDEVVGDDQELRQRVEQMLAAQQGTGASPLADVAEQLRLAECELDTPERINISDHPMLGPYKLLEEIGRGGMGAVYMAQQTHPIKRKVALKVIKPGMDTREVIARFEAERQALAMMDHPHIAKVLDAGTTPEGRPYFVMELVRGVPLTEFCNAKKLALPERLKLFVNICQAVQHAHQKGIIHRDLKPSNLLVTLHDGVPVVKVIDFGVAKALNQELTERTLFTQFSQMIGTPLYMAPEQAEMSGLDIDTRSDIYSLGVVLYELLTGTTPFDRNSLSQLCVGGVRKLIKEHVPQRPSVRISTLRAKDQSTIEDRRRLVTEETATKFRQELDWIAMKAMEKDRERRYESANALAADIERYLNDEPVQACPPSMVYLLQKFAKRNKGLLTAAALLLTILTTSTIVSLVFAVQASKAQAAANKSAADAKGAQQVAETRKEYAEKAQQQAVAAKEISETNLAAALNAVDKLLEHASNPELLEIPKLQPILKDIVADSLEFYDKFEVSKADAHEVRFKAAMTRMRLANMTSQFGDVMAGLALYENAIAELDKLAREVPDDNRYGANLAIAVEAAGWIKQYHVGLPAEAQKAFERALEIDKELTELFPPSAYTSNRPQFLMDLAVVHKTQGHLEKHRALVFEVFELTGESTPQLAALLEDEDAERAAQLWLDYLEMIRPEIENSRRSKKHYVRYLLQAVPFFRRWDIEKANEMTSEAFQIAKQIITDFPDESEPRHLFSLACLAKFEMTSLNDPGLANQQLITEMRQFPPACVKILHERYAEFIVGNAEPDAALSGMIKQFPTVNAYYRYRGIIKRDRGEYDDALADFNTAINLISEDGQEDTFYDLGTYVSRGLVFFNLKEYEKALADYDFAIEKMPIQVHWNKRRSFVHFLMENYDQALADIERSLEVSPDDSSALTRIPTTQLLQCTDRTFRDGLIRLASKSLASRDRADVRMVRASLRAANGDYAGALLDYDRVLELDPNDYECRTWRVKFFGERERWDDLKAELQVTREIKPNERYYIYLSALVAIHSNDMPNYRKHCQKLLNVFADSNISMETYFTAWTCSLAPESLDDYSTAIKLARQSVDTEHDKQQYLVGLGAILMRAGEFTEAKKHLDDALEATEDSDTNSSNARYFLAMTEFQLGNLDAAQEQLTLANESALQELAATPAWNRKLTLNLLRSEAETLLKSPSQSDIPK